One Tomitella gaofuii DNA segment encodes these proteins:
- a CDS encoding type II toxin-antitoxin system Phd/YefM family antitoxin, whose product MRSISSTDAKARLNAVLAEVEQTGVPVMITTRGRPVAVLSPAGDRPREFGKVPGMRIPADFDGPLSEADLAAWEGQAE is encoded by the coding sequence ATGCGGTCTATCAGCAGTACCGACGCGAAGGCACGCCTCAACGCGGTGCTGGCAGAGGTGGAGCAGACCGGCGTCCCGGTGATGATCACCACCAGGGGACGGCCGGTCGCGGTGCTGTCCCCGGCGGGCGATCGCCCGCGTGAGTTCGGGAAAGTGCCGGGCATGCGGATTCCGGCGGATTTCGACGGCCCGCTTTCCGAGGCGGATCTCGCCGCATGGGAGGGTCAGGCCGAGTGA
- a CDS encoding type II toxin-antitoxin system VapC family toxin, translating into MTSILLDTNALLWLAAEPERVGGTAMGVLADRNNDLFVSAVSAWEIAIKTASGRLDGDPLLRSWAELVPSMGMDDVAVDWADAVMAGRLPWEHRDPFDRMIVAQAARRGWTVATSDRKVLGGALTPVLDTRV; encoded by the coding sequence GTGACCTCGATCCTTCTGGATACGAACGCGCTGTTGTGGCTGGCAGCGGAGCCCGAACGCGTCGGCGGGACCGCAATGGGCGTCCTCGCCGACAGGAATAACGACCTGTTCGTTTCCGCGGTATCGGCATGGGAGATCGCCATCAAGACGGCCTCGGGCAGGCTGGACGGAGATCCGCTGCTGCGATCGTGGGCAGAGCTCGTCCCGAGTATGGGCATGGACGACGTCGCCGTCGACTGGGCGGACGCGGTGATGGCCGGCCGCCTTCCATGGGAACACCGCGACCCGTTCGACCGCATGATCGTGGCGCAGGCTGCGCGGCGGGGGTGGACGGTGGCGACAAGCGATCGGAAGGTGCTCGGCGGCGCGCTCACGCCGGTGCTCGATACGCGGGTCTGA
- a CDS encoding 3'(2'),5'-bisphosphate nucleotidase CysQ, whose translation MSAHTNDPVADAALAADIAESTGKLLLQLRSDSSAIDPYVLRDSGDREAHEYIAARLAEHFPDDAVLSEEGTDTGARLTADRTWIVDPLDGTNEFGLLDHDDWAVHVALVVDHRVVLGAVAVPALGVTYSSGTVAPVPPMLGDRVRMIISRNRRNDRVTRIADALGAEVLRKGSAGAKAMAVVRGDADIYAHAGGMYEWDSCAPVAVAQAAGLHTSRIDGSPIRYNAEDPWLPDLLICRPELAEKAIAAAG comes from the coding sequence ATGAGCGCGCACACCAACGATCCGGTCGCCGATGCGGCGCTCGCCGCCGACATCGCCGAGAGCACCGGGAAGCTGCTGCTGCAACTGCGCTCCGACTCGTCGGCCATCGACCCCTACGTGCTGCGCGACAGCGGTGACCGGGAGGCCCATGAGTACATCGCCGCACGCCTGGCCGAGCACTTCCCCGACGATGCGGTGCTGTCCGAGGAGGGCACGGACACCGGCGCACGCCTCACTGCGGACCGCACGTGGATCGTGGACCCGCTCGACGGCACCAACGAGTTCGGCCTGCTCGACCACGACGACTGGGCGGTGCACGTGGCGCTCGTCGTCGACCACCGCGTGGTGCTCGGCGCCGTCGCCGTCCCCGCCCTGGGCGTGACCTACAGCAGCGGCACCGTGGCGCCGGTGCCGCCGATGCTGGGCGACAGGGTGCGCATGATCATCAGCCGCAACCGCCGCAACGACCGCGTCACCCGGATCGCCGACGCGCTGGGCGCCGAGGTGCTGCGCAAAGGCTCGGCGGGCGCCAAGGCGATGGCGGTGGTGCGCGGCGACGCCGACATCTACGCGCACGCCGGCGGGATGTACGAGTGGGACTCGTGTGCCCCGGTGGCCGTGGCACAGGCGGCAGGATTGCACACCTCGCGCATCGACGGCTCCCCCATCCGGTACAACGCCGAGGACCCGTGGCTGCCCGACCTGCTCATCTGCCGGCCGGAGCTGGCGGAGAAGGCGATCGCCGCGGCGGGGTGA
- a CDS encoding serine hydrolase domain-containing protein has protein sequence MTARRRALAAVAGLVAIAAAAGACTTTPQPLPGPAPDATGSAATPEPVPGQVAGIPIPDGRIDDAVGRLDAVAADAMRNPDVTGMAVAVVHDGTVVFERGYGARTPPAPATAPAAGTPGSGSSDADGARVDANTVFPLGALSTPVAATVVATQLTEGRTWSTPVRALMPQFAVADPYVTAHATLGDLFTGMAGLPEDAAISAAHIGVDRQTMLDGLESLPLDGFRTTARPGALGPTIAGEAVARAAGTDWATLSSRSLFHRLGMDSTSYRAQDFAARTDGSAPVLVGADGTVASVDRAWSDAVAPARGLSSSAHDMAQWMRLLLSGGMHQGVRVIPAEPLAAALSPQAVAPETATEAADAIDARGVARGYGFGVTDSAAGRVVITGGGTAGADAPTGPDAAVTLIPSAGVGIVTLTNGVSTSERPVAAAQAVNATFADLVQFGEVQRDWAAWFTRSAPADEAAPPGAVAPPGTAAPANGKAPLPAFDGVYTNPFYGEATVRTSNDTTTLTVGPGRKTFRMTRTGDTTFAVAAADAAAPGAAAFRREHPDAVASFDGDALTISFLDQAGPFLR, from the coding sequence ATGACCGCACGCCGCCGCGCGCTGGCCGCGGTCGCGGGGCTGGTCGCGATCGCTGCCGCGGCGGGCGCGTGCACCACGACGCCGCAGCCGCTCCCCGGCCCCGCGCCCGACGCCACCGGGTCCGCGGCCACCCCCGAGCCGGTCCCCGGGCAGGTCGCCGGGATCCCGATCCCCGACGGACGGATCGACGATGCGGTGGGCCGGCTCGACGCCGTCGCCGCCGACGCGATGCGCAACCCGGATGTCACCGGCATGGCGGTCGCGGTGGTGCACGACGGCACGGTGGTCTTCGAACGGGGCTACGGTGCGCGCACCCCGCCCGCCCCTGCAACTGCTCCGGCGGCGGGAACGCCGGGCTCGGGATCGTCGGACGCCGACGGCGCGAGGGTGGACGCGAACACCGTGTTCCCGCTGGGCGCCCTGTCCACGCCGGTCGCCGCCACCGTCGTCGCCACCCAATTGACGGAGGGCCGGACCTGGTCGACCCCCGTCCGGGCACTCATGCCGCAGTTCGCGGTGGCCGACCCGTACGTCACCGCACACGCGACCCTCGGCGACCTCTTCACGGGCATGGCGGGGCTGCCCGAGGACGCCGCCATCAGCGCGGCCCACATCGGCGTGGACCGCCAGACGATGCTGGACGGTCTGGAGTCGCTGCCGCTTGACGGATTCCGTACTACGGCCCGGCCCGGCGCTCTGGGGCCGACGATCGCGGGCGAGGCCGTCGCCCGCGCCGCCGGCACCGATTGGGCGACGCTGTCCTCCAGGAGCCTGTTCCATCGGCTCGGCATGGACTCGACGAGCTACCGTGCGCAGGATTTCGCCGCCCGCACGGACGGCTCCGCGCCGGTACTCGTCGGCGCAGACGGCACCGTCGCCTCCGTCGACCGCGCGTGGTCCGACGCCGTCGCACCTGCACGGGGGCTGAGCTCTTCTGCGCATGACATGGCGCAATGGATGCGTCTCCTGCTCTCCGGCGGCATGCACCAGGGGGTGCGCGTCATCCCCGCCGAGCCGCTGGCCGCAGCGCTGTCACCGCAGGCGGTGGCCCCGGAGACGGCGACCGAGGCCGCCGACGCCATCGACGCGCGCGGCGTCGCCCGCGGCTACGGATTCGGCGTGACCGATTCGGCCGCCGGCCGGGTGGTCATCACCGGCGGCGGGACCGCCGGCGCCGACGCTCCGACCGGCCCCGACGCCGCCGTGACGCTGATCCCGTCGGCCGGCGTCGGCATCGTCACCCTGACGAACGGGGTGTCGACTTCCGAACGGCCGGTCGCGGCGGCGCAAGCGGTCAACGCCACGTTCGCCGACCTGGTCCAGTTCGGCGAGGTGCAACGGGACTGGGCGGCCTGGTTCACCCGGTCGGCCCCGGCCGACGAGGCTGCACCGCCGGGCGCCGTCGCACCACCAGGAACTGCTGCACCGGCGAACGGGAAAGCACCGCTGCCCGCGTTCGACGGCGTCTACACCAACCCCTTCTACGGTGAGGCCACTGTCCGCACGAGCAACGACACGACGACCCTCACCGTCGGCCCGGGACGGAAGACGTTCCGGATGACGCGCACCGGCGACACCACATTCGCCGTCGCTGCCGCCGACGCCGCGGCACCCGGCGCCGCGGCGTTCCGCCGGGAACACCCGGACGCGGTCGCCTCCTTCGACGGCGACGCCCTCACGATCAGCTTCCTCGACCAAGCCGGGCCATTCCTTCGGTGA
- a CDS encoding carbon-nitrogen hydrolase family protein: MIGDPAAPGPGSAAPAGVLAAAVQLDARTADVDHNLRRCEDLADEAGARGARIIALPEFFTTGIAFDPALSHAALRPDGRATSLLQRLARRHRAWVGGSFLCRDDDGEVRNAYFLAAPDGALLGRHDKDLPTMWENSFYIGGDDPGLIDVPDGSPGGALAGATAGAAVCWELMRTGTARRLRGRVDVMMSGSGWWTVPRWRPRGLFDRWEARNEATARRAAADFSRYVGAPLVHAAHCGPVDCRLPWTPLRYRGRLEGATLIADANGHVLAERAGDEGPGVVTARIKVGRTRPAEPLPRRYWLHRRGPVPTVAWHYQRAHGRRYYAAHTRIPGAEAHG; encoded by the coding sequence ATGATCGGAGACCCGGCAGCCCCCGGGCCGGGCTCCGCAGCGCCCGCGGGGGTTCTGGCCGCGGCCGTCCAGTTGGATGCGCGGACCGCGGACGTCGACCACAATCTGCGACGCTGCGAGGACCTGGCGGACGAGGCCGGCGCACGCGGTGCACGGATCATCGCGCTGCCCGAGTTCTTCACCACCGGCATCGCCTTCGATCCCGCACTCTCGCATGCGGCGCTGCGTCCCGACGGCAGGGCGACCTCGCTGCTACAGCGGCTGGCCCGGCGCCACCGCGCGTGGGTGGGCGGTTCGTTCCTGTGCCGGGACGACGACGGCGAGGTGCGCAACGCGTACTTCCTCGCGGCACCGGACGGCGCACTGCTCGGCCGGCACGACAAAGACCTGCCGACGATGTGGGAGAACTCCTTCTACATCGGCGGCGACGACCCGGGACTCATCGACGTGCCGGACGGCTCCCCCGGCGGCGCCCTCGCCGGCGCGACCGCGGGCGCGGCTGTGTGCTGGGAGCTCATGCGCACCGGGACCGCTCGGCGGCTGCGTGGGCGCGTCGACGTCATGATGAGCGGCTCGGGATGGTGGACCGTGCCGCGGTGGCGGCCCCGCGGGCTGTTCGACCGGTGGGAGGCGCGCAACGAGGCCACCGCACGCCGCGCCGCCGCCGACTTCTCCCGCTACGTCGGCGCACCACTGGTGCATGCCGCCCACTGCGGCCCCGTCGACTGCCGCCTTCCGTGGACTCCGCTGCGGTACCGCGGGCGGCTCGAGGGCGCGACGCTCATCGCCGACGCGAACGGTCACGTGCTGGCCGAACGCGCAGGGGACGAGGGCCCGGGCGTGGTCACCGCACGGATCAAGGTGGGCCGCACCCGGCCGGCCGAGCCCCTGCCGCGACGCTACTGGCTGCACCGGCGAGGGCCGGTGCCCACCGTCGCCTGGCATTACCAGCGCGCGCACGGCCGCCGGTACTACGCCGCGCACACCAGGATTCCGGGTGCGGAGGCCCACGGATGA
- a CDS encoding class II fumarate hydratase, with protein sequence MSDDAAGFRIEHDTMGEVRVPIDALWRAQTQRAVENFPISGRGLERAQIRALGLLKAACARVNKELGLLDATRADAIIAAAEQIAAGRHDAQFPIDVFQTGSGTSSNMNANEVIASLAAADGVTVHPNDHVNMSQSSNDTFPTAVHLAAAEMAVHTLIPALEHLDGALSDKATEWWTVVKSGRTHLMDAVPVTLGQEFSGYARQVQAGIERVRATLPRLGELPIGGTAVGTGLNAPDGFGIRVVEELRRTADLDMLSPAVNSFEAQAARDGLVEASGALRTVAVSLTKIANDVRWMGSGPLTGLAEIRLPDLQPGSSIMPGKVNPVLPEAVTQVAAQVVGNDAAVAWAGAGGAFELNVYIPVMARNVLESLRLLSNVSRLFADRCIAGLEADEEHLRAQAESSPSIVTPLNSAIGYETAAKVAKKALADKTTIRQAVLDSGLVPDSITEEELDRRLDVLAMTRAESGESARGA encoded by the coding sequence ATGAGCGACGACGCGGCCGGGTTCCGGATCGAGCACGACACGATGGGCGAGGTCCGGGTGCCCATCGATGCACTGTGGCGGGCGCAGACGCAGCGCGCCGTCGAGAACTTCCCCATCAGCGGACGTGGCCTGGAGCGCGCGCAGATCCGCGCACTGGGCCTGCTCAAGGCCGCCTGCGCGCGGGTCAACAAGGAGCTGGGCCTGCTCGACGCGACGCGGGCGGACGCCATCATCGCCGCCGCCGAGCAGATCGCGGCGGGGCGCCACGACGCGCAGTTCCCCATCGACGTGTTCCAGACCGGCTCCGGCACCAGCTCCAACATGAACGCCAACGAGGTCATCGCCTCGCTCGCCGCCGCCGACGGCGTGACGGTGCACCCCAATGACCACGTCAACATGTCGCAGTCGTCCAACGACACCTTCCCCACCGCGGTGCACCTGGCCGCGGCGGAGATGGCGGTGCACACGCTCATCCCCGCGCTGGAGCACCTCGACGGCGCCCTGTCCGACAAGGCCACCGAATGGTGGACCGTCGTCAAATCCGGCCGCACCCACCTGATGGACGCCGTGCCGGTCACGCTGGGCCAGGAGTTCAGCGGCTATGCGCGTCAGGTGCAGGCCGGGATCGAGCGGGTGCGGGCGACGCTCCCCCGCCTCGGTGAGCTGCCCATCGGCGGCACCGCCGTGGGCACCGGGCTCAACGCCCCCGACGGGTTCGGCATCCGCGTCGTCGAGGAGCTCCGGCGCACGGCGGACCTCGACATGCTGTCCCCCGCCGTCAACTCGTTCGAGGCGCAGGCGGCCCGCGACGGCCTGGTGGAGGCCTCCGGCGCGCTGCGCACCGTCGCGGTGTCGTTGACCAAGATCGCCAACGACGTCCGGTGGATGGGCTCCGGCCCGCTCACCGGGCTCGCCGAGATCCGCCTGCCGGACCTGCAGCCCGGCAGCTCGATCATGCCCGGCAAGGTCAACCCGGTCCTGCCCGAGGCCGTCACCCAGGTGGCGGCGCAGGTGGTGGGCAACGACGCGGCCGTCGCGTGGGCCGGCGCGGGCGGCGCCTTCGAGCTCAATGTGTACATCCCCGTGATGGCGCGCAACGTCCTCGAATCGCTGCGCCTGCTCTCGAACGTGTCCCGGCTTTTCGCCGACAGGTGCATCGCCGGGCTCGAGGCCGACGAGGAGCACTTGCGCGCCCAGGCGGAGAGTTCCCCGTCCATCGTCACGCCGCTCAATTCCGCCATCGGCTACGAGACCGCGGCCAAGGTGGCCAAGAAGGCGCTGGCCGACAAGACCACCATTCGCCAGGCCGTACTGGACAGCGGACTGGTTCCGGACTCGATCACCGAGGAGGAACTCGACCGCAGGCTCGACGTGCTCGCGATGACCCGCGCCGAGTCGGGCGAGTCCGCCCGCGGCGCATGA
- a CDS encoding TetR/AcrR family transcriptional regulator → MADRSGSTREKLLTAGERLFARHGIDGTLTRQIVAAAGQGNDSAVNYHFGSRHGLLQAIIARHMADIEDRQPHGPLPRDADGLVDIIVRPVSGELRSPSGRDFLRITAQLAGHSGVATRRMAQPLRHSSVGAQLDALADVLLRELPEPMVRERLAMLIGMLTAVLSDRARRIDEEPAVLLAHEDFVDTAVAMLAAAVRAPLRPGGGAGR, encoded by the coding sequence ATGGCCGACCGTTCCGGAAGCACTCGCGAGAAGCTGCTGACCGCCGGCGAGCGTCTCTTCGCACGCCACGGCATCGACGGCACTCTGACCCGGCAGATCGTCGCGGCCGCCGGGCAGGGCAACGATTCCGCGGTCAATTACCACTTCGGTTCTCGGCACGGACTGCTGCAGGCGATCATCGCCCGGCACATGGCGGACATCGAGGACCGCCAACCGCACGGCCCCCTGCCACGCGACGCCGACGGCCTTGTGGACATCATCGTCCGGCCGGTCTCCGGTGAGCTGCGGTCGCCGTCCGGCAGGGATTTCCTGCGCATCACCGCACAACTCGCCGGCCACTCGGGAGTCGCGACGCGGCGGATGGCGCAGCCGCTGCGGCACAGCTCCGTCGGCGCCCAGCTCGACGCGCTGGCCGATGTCCTGCTCCGCGAGCTGCCGGAGCCGATGGTGCGCGAGCGGCTGGCCATGCTCATCGGCATGCTCACCGCCGTGCTGTCCGACCGCGCGCGCCGCATCGACGAGGAGCCGGCGGTGCTGCTCGCGCACGAGGACTTCGTCGACACTGCGGTGGCCATGCTCGCCGCCGCCGTCCGCGCCCCGCTGCGGCCCGGCGGCGGCGCGGGCCGGTGA
- a CDS encoding cytochrome P450, with translation MTVTAGPRVYDPFDEAFQADPYPAYRALRDDDPAHRHDDPPFWALSRFEDVWRAVRDNAAFSSEQGLTFHPDEIGALGLAPTIVMLDPPRHTRLRSLIAKGFTPHRVMSMEPDIRAFVRARLDDAGARAAAGEDVDLHREFSSPIPTFVLAELFGLPDGDRGLFDPWVRALTAIQDGGFDLGVLDAKDAVAEMFGYFSELIKERRAHPGEDMISVLTQAELDGERLTDWDILGFCFVLVAGGNDTTGNLISHGVMLLDSDHRQRELVAADKDLIPGALLEFLRLEGSVQGLARTTLQPVRIHGIEIPEGQKVMMLYGSANRDEREFGPDADALDVTRKIPRHLGFSSGVHFCIGSHLARLQARIAFEELLARHPHVGVDLGRAERLRSAFTRGWVRLPATGLDAT, from the coding sequence ATGACCGTCACCGCAGGGCCCCGTGTCTACGATCCGTTCGACGAGGCGTTCCAGGCCGATCCGTACCCCGCCTACCGCGCGCTGCGCGACGACGACCCGGCGCACCGGCACGACGATCCGCCGTTCTGGGCGCTCTCGCGGTTCGAGGACGTCTGGCGCGCGGTCCGCGACAACGCGGCGTTCTCGTCGGAACAGGGGCTGACGTTCCACCCGGACGAGATCGGCGCGCTGGGCCTCGCCCCGACCATCGTCATGCTCGACCCGCCCCGGCACACGCGCTTGCGCAGCCTCATCGCGAAGGGGTTCACGCCGCACCGCGTCATGTCGATGGAGCCGGACATCCGCGCGTTCGTGCGTGCGCGGCTCGACGATGCGGGCGCCAGGGCCGCGGCCGGCGAGGACGTCGACCTGCACCGCGAGTTCTCCTCGCCCATACCGACGTTCGTCCTCGCCGAACTGTTCGGCCTTCCCGACGGCGACCGCGGGTTGTTCGACCCGTGGGTGCGGGCGCTCACCGCCATCCAGGACGGGGGCTTCGACCTGGGCGTGCTGGACGCGAAGGATGCGGTCGCGGAGATGTTCGGGTACTTCTCCGAGCTCATCAAGGAGCGGCGGGCGCATCCGGGCGAGGACATGATCAGCGTGCTCACCCAGGCCGAACTGGACGGGGAACGGCTCACCGACTGGGACATCCTGGGCTTCTGCTTCGTGCTGGTGGCCGGCGGCAATGACACCACCGGCAATCTCATCAGCCACGGCGTGATGCTGCTCGACTCGGACCACCGCCAGCGCGAACTGGTCGCGGCGGACAAGGACCTCATCCCCGGCGCGCTGCTGGAGTTTCTGAGGCTGGAGGGCTCCGTGCAGGGGCTGGCCCGCACCACGCTGCAACCGGTCCGCATCCACGGCATCGAGATCCCGGAGGGGCAGAAGGTGATGATGCTCTACGGCTCGGCCAACCGCGACGAGCGCGAGTTCGGGCCCGACGCGGACGCGCTCGACGTCACCCGGAAGATTCCGCGCCACCTGGGATTCAGCAGCGGCGTGCACTTCTGCATCGGCTCGCACCTGGCGCGCCTGCAGGCGCGCATCGCCTTCGAAGAACTGCTGGCCCGGCACCCGCACGTGGGCGTGGACCTGGGCCGCGCGGAACGCCTCCGCTCGGCATTCACCCGCGGCTGGGTGCGGCTGCCCGCCACCGGGCTCGACGCGACCTGA
- the glpX gene encoding class II fructose-bisphosphatase codes for MTTSAQPTHREAPDRNLAMELVRVTESAAMAAGRWVGRGDKEGGDGAAVDAMRHMISSVSMHGVVVIGEGEKDEAPMLFNGEEVGNGDGPDCDVAVDPIDGTTLMAKGMPNSIAVLACAERGAMFDPSAVFYMEKIAVGPDAADVIDITAPTAENIRRVAKTKHSDVSDVTVCILDRPRHAQLIQDVRDTGARIRLISDGDVAGAIAAARPDSGVDMLVGIGGTPEGIIAAAALRCMGGALHGRLAPTDDAERQKAVDAGHDVSRVLTTEELVTGENIFFCATGVTDGDLLRGVRYRAGGASTQSIVMRSKSGTVRMIDAQHRLSKLREYTTPDFQH; via the coding sequence ATGACGACCAGCGCGCAACCCACCCACCGTGAGGCCCCGGACCGCAACCTCGCAATGGAGCTGGTCCGCGTGACGGAATCCGCGGCGATGGCCGCCGGACGCTGGGTGGGGCGCGGCGACAAGGAGGGCGGGGACGGCGCCGCCGTCGACGCCATGCGCCACATGATCAGCTCCGTGTCGATGCATGGCGTGGTCGTCATCGGCGAGGGCGAGAAGGACGAGGCGCCCATGCTGTTCAACGGCGAGGAGGTCGGCAACGGCGACGGGCCCGATTGCGACGTGGCGGTGGACCCCATCGACGGCACCACCCTCATGGCCAAGGGCATGCCGAACTCCATCGCCGTGCTGGCGTGCGCCGAGCGCGGCGCGATGTTCGACCCGTCGGCCGTGTTCTACATGGAGAAGATCGCCGTGGGGCCCGACGCCGCGGACGTCATCGACATCACGGCGCCGACGGCCGAGAACATCCGCCGGGTGGCCAAGACCAAGCATTCGGACGTCTCCGACGTCACCGTGTGCATCCTGGACCGGCCCCGGCACGCGCAGCTCATCCAGGATGTCCGCGACACGGGCGCCCGGATCCGCCTGATCTCCGACGGCGACGTGGCCGGCGCCATCGCTGCCGCGCGCCCGGACTCGGGGGTGGACATGCTCGTCGGCATCGGCGGCACGCCCGAGGGCATCATCGCCGCCGCGGCGCTGCGCTGCATGGGCGGCGCGCTGCACGGCCGCCTGGCCCCCACCGACGACGCCGAGCGGCAGAAGGCCGTCGACGCCGGCCACGACGTGTCCCGGGTCCTCACCACCGAGGAGCTGGTGACCGGCGAGAACATCTTCTTCTGCGCCACCGGCGTCACCGACGGCGACCTGCTGCGTGGTGTGCGCTACCGCGCGGGCGGCGCCTCCACGCAGTCCATCGTCATGCGGTCCAAGTCCGGCACCGTGCGGATGATCGACGCCCAGCACCGGCTGTCCAAGCTGCGCGAGTACACCACCCCGGACTTCCAGCACTGA
- a CDS encoding DUF4245 domain-containing protein: MAADKPRLFHSNRDLALSLIPLVIICLVVAGLAGQCSFSPGGPSQGQIPHYEAGPVLRTDAMRYQFPIREPAKPEGWHTNSGGNDAIDGNDGGVAVRVGYITDSGDYLEVVQTNARPAALVRYMVDENRPATGSESVAGVEWTVYAREGAEPVWAADRGDVRWGMTGRAGESDLRRMATELAQAPPLPDQ, translated from the coding sequence GTGGCAGCCGACAAGCCGAGACTTTTCCACAGCAACCGCGACCTGGCGCTGTCGCTCATCCCATTGGTGATCATCTGCCTGGTCGTCGCGGGGCTCGCCGGCCAGTGCTCGTTCAGTCCCGGCGGACCTTCGCAGGGGCAGATCCCCCATTACGAGGCGGGTCCGGTGCTGCGCACCGACGCGATGAGGTACCAGTTCCCCATCCGCGAGCCCGCCAAGCCCGAGGGCTGGCACACCAACTCGGGCGGCAACGACGCGATCGACGGCAACGACGGCGGCGTCGCGGTGCGTGTGGGGTACATCACCGACTCCGGCGACTACCTCGAGGTGGTGCAGACCAACGCACGGCCGGCGGCGCTCGTCCGCTACATGGTGGACGAGAACCGCCCCGCGACCGGCAGCGAGTCCGTGGCAGGCGTCGAATGGACGGTGTACGCCCGCGAGGGTGCGGAGCCTGTATGGGCGGCCGATCGCGGCGACGTCCGATGGGGCATGACGGGCAGGGCGGGGGAGTCGGACCTGCGCCGGATGGCGACGGAACTGGCGCAGGCGCCCCCGCTGCCGGACCAGTGA
- a CDS encoding TIGR03086 family metal-binding protein: MDVIAANRSAADTVDKVLAAVPPDAWDRTSRCPEWTLRDVAAHVVWGRDVITAAAGGQDEIAPWGTPGTPSPGQHLGGADPAVEFHRARRAADAAMATGGLGLPGPEFLRRAKPEATAGDFATILVADLLAHAWDIGSAVGAPIDVDPEALAFALSSTSGPIRAPGMFADPVDVGPDATAYERFLGFLGRDPRPV, from the coding sequence ATGGACGTGATCGCAGCCAATCGCAGCGCCGCAGACACCGTCGACAAGGTCCTGGCCGCCGTCCCACCGGACGCGTGGGACCGCACCTCGCGCTGCCCCGAATGGACACTGCGCGATGTGGCCGCCCACGTCGTCTGGGGCCGGGACGTGATCACTGCTGCTGCCGGCGGGCAGGACGAGATCGCGCCCTGGGGCACGCCCGGCACCCCGTCGCCGGGGCAACACCTCGGCGGCGCGGACCCGGCTGTCGAGTTCCACCGGGCCCGGCGGGCGGCGGATGCGGCGATGGCGACGGGCGGGCTGGGGCTGCCGGGTCCGGAGTTTCTGCGCAGAGCCAAGCCTGAGGCCACGGCCGGGGATTTCGCCACCATCCTCGTCGCCGACCTGCTGGCCCACGCCTGGGACATCGGCAGCGCCGTCGGTGCGCCCATCGACGTGGACCCCGAGGCGCTGGCATTCGCCCTGTCGTCCACGAGCGGCCCGATCCGCGCCCCCGGCATGTTCGCCGATCCGGTGGACGTAGGACCCGATGCCACCGCCTACGAGCGGTTCCTGGGGTTCCTCGGCCGCGACCCGCGGCCCGTGTGA
- a CDS encoding exodeoxyribonuclease VII small subunit, whose translation MNETETPVEDLGYEQARDELVDVVRVLEQGGLDLDASLALWERGEKLAKRCEFHLDGARRRIEKALQEDEPDQAGDAGEA comes from the coding sequence GTGAACGAAACTGAGACGCCCGTGGAAGATCTCGGCTACGAGCAAGCGCGCGACGAGCTCGTCGACGTGGTCCGCGTGCTCGAGCAGGGCGGACTGGACCTCGACGCCTCCCTCGCGCTGTGGGAGCGCGGCGAGAAACTGGCGAAGCGCTGCGAATTCCACCTCGACGGCGCGCGCCGCCGCATCGAGAAGGCACTGCAGGAGGATGAACCCGACCAGGCCGGGGACGCCGGGGAAGCATAA
- a CDS encoding lipid droplet-associated protein, whose translation MIRPPFMARVAAGIVLTVADEVRQLPTTAVALPMTSVSLLLQSSMRLQQTMTSLAIRGDDAFAFLYPAKEKPAWAVFDDEADDAGDPAPAARSVPTPGGADAAERRGPAADGNGSLGRFALYSTPGAATRGRAREAAVVDVAEPGAPAIADEIGYDDLTLAQLRTRLRAMGTGDLSALLDYERAGSARAPYLTMLENRLTSVAGK comes from the coding sequence ATGATCCGTCCCCCGTTCATGGCGCGCGTCGCCGCCGGAATCGTGCTCACCGTCGCCGACGAGGTCCGCCAGCTGCCGACGACCGCCGTCGCACTCCCGATGACCTCGGTGAGTCTGCTGCTGCAGAGCAGCATGCGCTTGCAGCAGACCATGACCAGTCTGGCCATCCGGGGCGACGACGCCTTTGCGTTCTTGTATCCGGCCAAGGAAAAGCCTGCGTGGGCGGTGTTCGACGACGAGGCGGACGACGCCGGCGATCCCGCACCGGCCGCACGCTCCGTCCCGACTCCCGGGGGAGCGGACGCCGCGGAGCGGCGGGGCCCGGCAGCCGACGGCAATGGATCGCTCGGCAGGTTCGCGCTCTACTCCACCCCGGGCGCGGCCACCCGGGGCCGCGCCCGGGAGGCCGCCGTCGTGGACGTAGCCGAACCCGGCGCCCCGGCGATCGCGGACGAGATCGGGTACGACGACCTGACGCTGGCCCAGCTGCGCACGCGCCTGCGCGCCATGGGCACCGGCGACCTGTCGGCCCTGCTGGACTACGAACGCGCCGGGTCGGCCCGCGCGCCGTACCTGACGATGCTGGAGAACCGGCTGACCAGCGTCGCGGGCAAGTGA